Sequence from the Trichomycterus rosablanca isolate fTriRos1 chromosome 10, fTriRos1.hap1, whole genome shotgun sequence genome:
CACACAAGCTTTCTGCGCCATTACACATTTACCGCTCTACCACTGGGTGGTCAGGACACAGCTACAAAAATCGAGACGACATGTTCTTTGTGACGCTGAACTATAATACGTGGTCATGGAATGGATGCACATGCTCACACAGTTCAAACTGTGCTTAATTGGTATCTACGCCAAATTCTGACCCTACCATCTGCATACTACAGGAAAAATCTATTAGCCATTGAACTGCCCAGTTCCGGCAGACCTGTGCTCACTGTCCCCTGTCTATAGTAGCCCATCAGCCTCAAGGTTCCAGCTATGCAAGCTTTCAAGCCAGCTTCCACCAGCAGGTGGCATTTCTGTTGACTTGGCTAGCTTAGCATGTATTAGATAAATACATGATGATGGTggtcctaataaagtggccacttAATTAGTAGTGTAACACAAGCGTTTTGCACCATTACACCTTTACTATTTTACAACTGGTTGGTCAGGACATAGCTGCAAAAAATATCACACCCGATATTCAGCACTGAATAAAACCAGGACTTATTTCTGCAATTGAGAACATTAAATGAGCCAGCCGAGGTTAAGGGTTCACATACACCCATAAGAGAAGATTATGGATATACCCCAGTCTCtcagtcttttgttattattgttattatttctgtAATTGTTAAGACTGGAAGTTTTTGGGTCAACAGAGACACACAGCAGGTCTTAAAGTGTCCTTTCACTTTGTGGCCGGTCCTCCTAACTCCTCATCAGTACTCATGACTCCGGCTGGTGAGTCTCTGTGTGGATCATTTGACTGAACCCATCAGACTGATCCGCATGAATTACAACGAGAAGCTCTGCACAACTCTCATCTTTACAAACCTGGAATGTGACTTTAGCTCTCAAACAATTGCCTGGAAGTACATGAACCAGTGACTTCCTCACCTAGGTCAGAAAAAAGCCCTGAAGGTAAAAATCTCAATTAGTTATTCGACCAAAACAAGTATTTACAGCAGAAAGATCAAGATGTAAAGCTTGGTGGTTGTAGGGATAAAATCTGGAGCTGTTTTGCAGCCAGTGGATGGAGAGATCAAGAAGAAAAGGGAAGCTTTCCTGAAATCTTGACCTCAATCCTATGGACAATATGTGGACTGTACTGAAAACCATCAGTCTAGTTTGAGCTCTACCGATTCCTCCAAGCAGCCTGGTCAAGGATCCAACTACAAACCCGCTGATGGAGGTTTAAACAGGCTAAGTGACGTCTAACCAAATATTAGGTCTGCGTGCTGTATGTataggtctgtctgaaaactagtgagctgccttgctgcctacctgatcagctgcctcagttgAGAGGATTCATGgagctcataaggcagattatttagacgcaccaCTTAGACAGACattacgtcaccgcagttttagcttactaagctaacacagttagcaccAGGATGTTCAAACCGATGGGCTGAGGcaacacaacccgctagcacgccagctaacgtctccctctgttTACCGAAAACGagtaaactgtccctgacgagctagggctgggcgattttgcaaaaaaaaaataataataaaaatctagattatttttaatattattaccgattgtcgattacgatttcttttgcattttaatttaaaagactgcagaagtgaaaaatagtaacagcaccaccgataattatcctttcaagagactcaaactttataacgatAACGATATAactataattaaaacaaaatagaaatctgaatTAGCTATATtctttataagaatagctcacaaacaactcttactttaaatattgtgcagcagaaccaccttacattaggaaaagtgcaaaactacaaaaagttcttttcaggtttcttaaaaggaacacgagcctgtgaAGTGAGTCTGCATCAGTATCTAGGctggggggggcatcaagtaatctctcagctcagctttgattttgtcctcttgtgactgggaGGTCTTAAGATCTGCgtctaacaatatggactacaattcccatgctcccacggaccgtcacgtgactatcacatgtccccggtcagccaatcctgatcgcgctcatcggctccggagttgtgattcagttcggctgtgttcgattcagtgaatcttattTGAACTCTGTTTGTgcgtctcgttttgccgatcgtgtttgcgctccttacttctgaatctaaccgttaccgtgtataatccttgttgtcctCCGTTTACTGTTTCAGTTTATccgctggttttggactctatctggttttgtacactgtttttgccctttttgatattaaactttcctcgatttatattccgcgagcgtctggtcactttctgcctcgtgacatgttggtattttaattaaaatataaagtatgtaaacaatcgtgattgtcacatttctaacatcgggtgaaaacgttttaacatgcgaattaaccgaattaatcgtgaaaatcgcccagccctatgacgagcccgaatttacaaataaacgacacttgttcacctttatacacattaaacatcaatgacaatttatttacattagaaaaggactccgttggttgctccgcatatATTCGTccgtcattttttgtgagaaaagtcgtgccgcactgaatgctgggattgacttcagcgctgaggaggcgtcggacgctccctcgttattcggtcagattatcactcagaattaaggcgcctcagtaggagcgttttaaggaatgtaagaatttagacacgccctcttctcaggagtgtaggatgacgtaaaatgcatctatgtagtaagatcaccaggttttcagacagaccctctgTTTTAGACCTGAATGTTTAGTCAGAGAAAATCAACAGCTgtaaaaaatgattgaaatgcgGCTGACCGACTACCTACGAGATTCAAGAATGAAGTAAGTGAGAGTGCGGTGCAGTTTGGGTCTTACGGACCTGATGGGCTCGGCAGATAAGGTCCATGTCGTGCTTGTTGAGGAATTTGGCCACCACGTCGGAGCCGAAGGTGAAGGAGACCCCGCGGTCGTTCTCGCCCCAGCCGGTTACGTCTTTATCGGGGTCGGCCCACAGCAGGTCACACAGCAGGCCCTGGTCGGGCACGTCTGTGGGTCTCATCACGCGGCGGATCTGCTCCATCGACTGCAGGTCCGGAGACAGACCTAGTCAAGGAGGAAAACAAGGAATCGTGAATTTTACAAAAGCtaatataaagataaataaatactaaacagACAATCAGACTGCTGGACGTGACCGCATCGCTTAACGACGATACGTCACCTCCGTGGCAGCAGAAAATCTTCTCGTCAACGATGGCAGCCACTGGTAAGCAGTTGAAACAGTCTGTAAACGTCTTCCAGAGTTTGATGTTGTACCGCCTTTTGCCTGCAAATGATAAAAATATTCATGATGTCACTAAgaattttgattattttattacgatttaccgtcatgttttacacactttggttacattcatgacaggacaggttactggttacacaaggttcatccgttcacaagttttaatgtcaaacagccatggacaattctgtatctccagttcacctcacttgcacgtctttggaatgtgggaggaaaccggagctcccagagaaaacccacacggacacggggagaacatgcaaactccacacagaaaggacccggaccgccccacctgaggattgCACCcgggaccttcatgctgtgagccACCGTGACAGCCATAAGCCACCTGATTAATACGTTTTTCTGGCTGTCCCACACGTTTATAAACCCTGAGAGCTGTATAAAGAATCTACAAGCGACTGAAGGCACTCCTTGTTTACTTCACATAGATTATACACACTGCTGCTGCTTTTTGGTTTATTGCTGGTTTAACAGCTTCCTACAGCTTATTAAAGTGAGCGCATGTTAAATATTGCTTGTCATAGGgtgtacatgtaaaataaagTGAGAGGAGATGTGTGACCCTTCCTCTTCAACTTATACAATAAAAGTCaccaacatatacatttttattctgacCCTTTTTGCTCCCAATACATGCTCAACATCCCTGTGCACTGTAGCAACCTCTGCTTGCAGCACAAAGGACCTAGACCACAGTAAGGGACCAGCCTCGCCGTCGCGAGACATAACCAGtaggttaaggtaatggactactGATCAGAAGTTTACTGATTCgacccccaccactgctaacTTTCCACTACCGGGctccttaactctcaattgcttgcagtgCATTCAGTCACAATCgtggattaaagcatctgttAAGCATAAACATGTTGGTTAGGCACCCGGATCAATAACGTACTGGTGTAAATCAGTTCCCCTTTACCGCACTTACACTCGTCATAGAAACCGTATATCCTGTTGATGGAGGCGCACTCGTGGTTCCCTCTCAGCAGAAAGAAGTTCTCTGGATATTTAATCTTGTACGCCAACAGCAAGCAGATGGTCTCCAGAGACTGCTTCCCTCTGTCCACGTAGTCTCCCAGAAACAGGTAGTTGCTCTCCGGAGGATAGCCGCCATACTCGAACAGCCTCAGCAGGTCGTAGTACTGACCGTGAACATCGCctacagaaagaacccagacactaaatgaatataaatattcaTCCAAGGATAAAAATATAATCCGCTGTGATTCCTTTTTGATCAATAACCAgtcaagaccaaagaactggtggtggatttccACAGGTGCAGACCCACCTTGTCACCGGTAAACATCcagggaatggacattgagagagtggactcttataagtacctgggtgtttacctcaacaacaaactggactggtcagttaacactactgcactttataaaaaaggtcagagcagactctacctactcaggagactgcggtcatttggagtgcggggggAACTCTTGAGGACTTttttttgatacagtggtggcatcagccatcttttatggTGTGGTATGTtggggcagcagcatctctacagcggacaggaagagactagacaaacttattaagagggccggctctgtcctggggagccccttagacccagtgcaggtggtgggagacagaaggatgttagccaagctggcatccatgctggagaacgactcccaccccatgcatgagactctggcagcactgggcagctccttcagtgatagactgcttcaccccaaatgtATGAAGGAGCAGtatcgcaggtccttccttcctgctgctgttagactgtATAACCAGCACTGTTCCAGGCagatcacacactcactttaaattattcattattcataacaatgtgcaactttttccccatgtaattattacaatgtgcaatattttttccccatgtgcaattttttctgactttttattattattattgttatacactgtacgttttattgtctattttttgtactgagtgctttactgtcccttcgctgctgcaacactgtgactttccccactgtgggactaataaaggattatcttatcttatcttatcttaagtgGCTAGAAAATAAACATCCAGAAGCGTACAATTAGCTTTTGtgaaaaagcttttatttatgtTGCTTTAGCAGCAGACACGAGTGGGAATCGAACATATTCACGTCATTTGAACATAGCTCCAAATGTGCATCATGATTTCTGAATCTAATTCAATGTGATCAATTAAGAACAGATCCTCAAACCGACAATTAAGTGTAAAGCTCGTAGTTTTCCCCTCTTTATGTCTTTTAAGTCTGTGGCTGTTCAAATAAAAAGCCATGGCAAGAAAGCAGCTGTCAGTTAGCATGAAAATGTAGTTTGTTCCATTTAATGagaataataaccactaaaGCTCTTGTTTTGTGCCATACAGTAGCCCCAAACTCACAGCACATACAGCACACAGCACATATAATAGTTCCCACAGGATCAATAACAGTATCTGTATATTTCTGCATGTGCTGTGGTATGGAACAGGTACAGTGACGAGGATTTACACAGGTTAAAACGCTTTTATCAGATTGGTagaggtggggcttaaaccatctTTAAATGCATGTTATCTGGATCACAGTTTCTGATTTCTTGCAGCTCATGTCACTGTTTCAGATCTACGAGGTTCATGAGGTCAATCAACATGTTAAACTGCTAATAATGTTCATGAGATGATATTTGGACACTGAAATGATGTCGATATGAATAGAAGTGGTGAATAGAAGCAGTGCGGCGCTTTATACATACCGCAGATCTTCAGTGGTGCTTCTAGCTCCAGCAGGATGGGCTGGCTGAGGAAAATCTCTCTGGATTTGAGACACAGGCCCCGGATCTCGTGCTCCATGAGCTGAACGTTTTTGCCAGGTCTGGAACCCTTCACTATAGACACAATGGAAATGAAGCCGTTAATACAGGGATTGTGGATGAGACACATAAACAGCTCAACATCAAGTTTGGGcttattatgactgaataccCCAAACATTAAACTAAATACCACTGTTTTAAAAAGCTGTAGTAAATAACAGTATTTGTTGTTGCTGTGCTGGTTCATgggtattttttttctcatgaaCCCCTACCAAAGCAAtaaatttgttaattttaatagTAGTAACTACAAAAATGACCTTTCAGCATAGAAGGACACTTATTTAATATCTTACCCTaacaagagaccactgttccatgtagtttAAATGGGTGCAGTCTCAATAAGTATATTTATGTGGCCACAAAGAAGTAAACACTTGTAGTTCATAAATACCCAGGAATTATGAGGAAacgtattattttaaaataaaagtattattttatttctttttacttcatttaaactattatttaaattgatttttgacatttttataGCTAGTGACATTTGTACCGCAGGCGCATCTGGCTAAATAGCAGATTAATCTATTTTTTTCACCAAAAATCAGGTGAATCAGGTAAAAAACACAGGATgttataaatgaattattaggatttaatgttttttagacGAGTAGAGGTGAATGAAAGTCACTTTCAGCTTTCCTAGTCGCGCCCGCCATTCTAACTGGCTGTGGCCGCAACCCAAATCTCACACAATACAACCCTAGTGCACTAGAAAGAACACAGAAAGCGGTCATCTTTTCATTGCAAGAAGCGCACTTGTGTATCCACTATTGGTGTATTTGGAACGCGGCCTGTCCAAGAGCCGaggtaaagaaaataaaacacccATATGAGACAAAACGTTTAAAAACAGGTCTCTTACCCTCCAGAAGACGCTGAATGATGGAGTCGATGTTTAATTTATCAGATTCAGCCATTTCCGTGTTGATTTATGAGGTGATTAATGTGAGAGATGGAAGTCAGGGTTAGCCAGCAAGCTAAGCTGGCAGAAGCAGAGAACCGGCCTCTCACTAACACACCGATTTCACctcaaaataatcaaatatttcaGATAACTACCCCcaaataagttaataaatacCTCCCGCCGCGAGTTACCTCATCAGAATAAAGTTAAATGAACGTAAACTTCGATATTTTTCGTGTTTTCGGCCTTCCAGCCTGAAGCGGGCGTGTTTAAAACACAGCGTCGCCTGAACAGCCCAGTACGTCACACAGCCGGTTTCATCAACCACGTTTCGGTGGTGACGTCAATTCCGGTCGCACCAAATTTAACGCTTTAATTCATCAGTTTTCTACTTTTTTTACTACAAACAGGTTAActatggtcagggtcgcagtctGAAGGCATAGCAAAGAACAAAGAATCAGCACATTACAGGGCATCAAACTCTTATTCGCTCACTCACTGACATAGACACAAGAAAAACATGCCAAAAACCCCTAACTGACAGTGACCTGAGGTGAGAAGCAGACCCAGGCTCCCAGGCCTTGTGCTTCCCCGACGTTTTGCAACAATTAATCATTATTTGgagacggcacggtggctcagtgggtagcgctgtcgtctcacagcaggaaggccctgggtttgattcctctaGCTTGATACTGAAACAGTAAAGCCACTGTCTGATGCGCTAGAACCCTGggtaagaacatgcaaactgttcTTAATGCCACCAGCCTGGTTGGGCGCttaacagacatgattggttaccTCTTTGCCGCTGCAACAACGACTCCTTCTGCCTGGATGAGGCTCTGACAAAAGCGGTGGAGTAATACTAGTGCATAGTGTGTTCCTGCATACCTCTTAATGCTTTTTGTGGGCGACGcaatggcttagtgggtagcactgtcgcctcacagcaagaaggtcctgggtttgattctcaggtggggtggtccgagtcctttctgtgtggagtttgcatgttttccccgtgtctgcgtgggtttcctccaggaactccggtttcctcccacagtccaaaaacatgcaagtgaggtgaattggagatacaaaattgtccatgactgtgtttgacattaaacttgtgaactgatgaatcttgtgtaaccagtaactaccgttcctgtcatgaatgtaagcaaagtgtaaaacatgacgttaaaatcctaataaataaataaattaattaattagtcttctatttttattatgaaCAGGTTAATTAGGGTCAGGGTCGCGGTCTGAATGCATAGCAAAGAACAAAGAATCAACacattgcagggcatcacacttattcactcacatttactcacacttACTGACATgagcactgggagaacatgccaaaactCCTTACATACAGTGACCGGAGGTAAGAAGCAAACCCAGGCTCCCAGGTCTTTTgctgctctgtctgtctgtctgtctgtctgtctgtctgtctgtctgtctgtctgtctgtctatctatctatctatctatctatctatctatctatctacctacctacctatctaagAAACACTGAGCACTAGGTCAGGAATCCACCGTCATGCACAACTTGCAAATACTTGTCCCTAGTTGTAAGTAAAGCATCTagcctgcaatggattggcaccctgtatcTAGTGTTTAGGGTGGCTCTGGgtccacagtgaccctgattaggaagAAGTGGGTCCAGCATCACTTTGTCTTCAAGGCAAGAACACACCATGGACAGTGGGGGGAAGCTATCTATAGTCCACCTGTGATGGGGGCAGGGCATGGTGGAGTAAGTGCCACATAGCACCAGTCCCACTGTTATGAGaaatttggtatgttctctacTAGttactgtgggtttcctctggacaTTCCGGTTTACTTTAGGAAAAAATCTAATTCAGATTCGCAGGTCCTCTTTTGCTGTTCCATGTTATTACACCCACACTTTTGAACCTGATCAGGGTCTCGGTGCTTCCAGAGCCCAGCacacaaaacactttttttaagtgaaatcttGACCATGTGGGAGGGGGGGTTGaatcacctaccaatcagatgggtatattaatgggtcaagggtttaaaattggaagtcggttcagccaaatcatctgagtcagaggtgtttccagtgagtcggctcactcgccttgtatacttagcagcagccagtcagaggactcgtaggatccgcgttaattgagattttggactcgtgattcctgattcagtacaaagattcgaatcattaacccgggtgattcaggaaccgcccagctctagtattgaacagtctaatacggaacgattccgtattttacgggacggttggcaaccctactgaTAACGTTAGCTGCGAGCTAAAAGCTGGCGTGGGAGCGGGTGttcatgggaaatgtagtttatAGACCATGATCGAAGAACTACAACTAGTGAAAAAGGCTTGTAAAACGTCAGTTTGAACACAAAAACAGAGCTTATTGCATCTTAATGTCTCAAAACGGAACAAACGTGATATATAGTTAATTTtaacttaaaataaaatagataattCGGGTTTTTGCGAATGGATGACGCAATAGGGTAGCGACAGCCCATTCGGTTGGTGATTCATCCAGTAGTAATGGCTCAGATCTGTGGATTAAAACCTTCCGACAGCAACAAACTAATGGATTAAcacaacacaaatatatatattcctTTTTAAACTGGTTAATAAACCGAGAAACAATGAAGTTGGTTCATAAAGACATCGAGAAAGACAATGCCGGGTGAGAACACACTACATCTGCTCTACTGACTGACAAGTTGAAATGTGGACATTAGGGTTGTGTCCCAAATCTACTTTTAGTGCTTTATATAGGGTTTGGACCCACAGTTATATACACAAATTAGAATTTTTATCATGTCTGACACTTTTCTTCCTTGACTTAAAAATTGGACGTTTGTAGTTTGTTCTCTGGCATCATACCTgttcaaaaatataaaaagagcagcttttttgtttatattggtGACATAACAGGTTCTGTGATGTTCTTTACTTTTGTGAAAATACCTCCTATGTTCTCAGTTGTGTTTATGAtcgactacagctggtgacttcttaGTGTCTACATAAATAGGGCTTGTTTGACTGTCTGAATCCATCACAAATGTCAGGAGGAAAACCTAAACTCACCTTACATTGAGACAGGAAAACATTCATTTTAGGGCATCATTAACTCTCACATTTACTGACTTATACAGCAatttgggggcggcacggtggctaggtgggtaacactgtcgcctcacagcaagaaggtcctgggttcgatccccaggtggggcagtccgggttctttctgtgtgaagtttgcatgttctccccgtgtctgtgtgggtttactcccggtgcgccggtttcctccaacagtccaaagacatgcaagtgaggtgaattggagatagaaaattgtccatgactgtgttcgatataatcttgtgtagtgagtaactaccgttcctgtcatgaatgtaaccaaaatgtaaaacatggcgttaaaatcctaataaacaaacaaacactgcaaTTTGGagctgccaatccaccttctgcatttaTAGGAAGTGAAATGAAGACTAGcatggacactgggagaacatgccataCTACACAAACAGCGTGAATGGAAGAAAAATCTAACTCAGCTTCTCGGGTCCTTTTTTGGCACCCACACTATTGAACCTGATCAGGGTCTTGGAGGTTCCAGAGCCCTTCACACAAATACCATGCACAGGTGCATGTCAGGAAAAAAACCCCACATTTTTATTTCCtgctgagaggaaatttgtAATCCAAGAACTACTGACACTGTTTACGGTCGAGCGAGCTTTACATCACCCTGGGATTAAAGAATGCGcaacaaaaaagaagcctctgCTCCAAAATTGGCAACTCAAAGCTCAAACGATGTTTGTTCTTGAAGACAGGGACATAGAAAAGGCAGGAGCCAGGGCTGGtaatgtaaagctcacttgactgtgaacaGCGTCACTCATAATACAGCAGACCTGTTTTGGTGGCCATCCACATTTCTCTTCAGAATAAGGTCACGGTTTGTTTTCTCCTCCTGACTGGGTGCAggcaaactagccctatttatatggacacagactAGACACCAGCTGCATACATTTTATTGTAACGTGTTACTTCTgaagttatttgtttatttacgaCTCAGTCAGGTGACCCTGATCCCGGATGAGGCGGAGGATATGTGGCACACTTACAACTTAGTGCAGGTCGGCGACAGTCTGAGAGCCTCGACCATCAGGTAACGAGAACCAACTGGCACACAAACTGCCCTCACGCTTTACTCCAGTGGGTAAAAAAGTTCCTCTTTTACTAAGATCTCTGGTCGTTTCCCATACAGGAAGGTGCAGACGGAGTCGTCCACCGGCAGCGTGGGAAGCTCGAGAGTCCGGACGACTCTCACCATCTGCGTCGAGACCATCGACTTCGACTCGCAGGTGTGCCAGCTACGGGTCAAGGGCACCAACATCGAGGAGAACCAATATGTCAAGGTCTGGTTCATGATACTATTGACTGATTAACATGATGCCTGTTttaagtttgtgaaccctttataTTGACCAGGATTTCTGCATGATCGCGCATAAAATGTTGTCAGATCTTCATCCAGATCATCCTGACCGACAAATCCATTTAACTTTTCTTggctttatgtctttattaatCACACTGCTTAATCTTTCCATCTCAATCCAGGCtgaaaagtatgtgaacccttgTATTTCAAAATGGCCAGAACGTTCTTCAGTGCCAGTAGTGTTTTCTCAAGACTTGCGCTACAGTGAGGATGAATTCTGAACTTTTCTTTCAGTTGGAAAATGACTCCGACTAGAATCAGACCATGAacactatggccaaaagtatgcagacacctcacaagctttatccaaagcaaattacagtagtgtgacagtattcAGTCAAAGCAATTGACGTTTTAATTGCCACAGTTTTTCCAGCAGACGGGGGGTACAATTGAcgtttaagggctttgctcaagggcccaacagtggcaacctggcagtggtcggGCTTTATCctgcgaccttctgattactagttcagtactttaaccactgggctacaactgcccaatacACTAGAGTTCGCGCAGAGTTCGTGTCGGGAGGAAAACCCAAGTTGTTATAATCTGTTGAGGGGAAATTTGTAACCCAAGAGCCACTGACACTGTTTACGGTCGAGCGAGCTTTACATCACCCTGGGATTAGGGAATGCGcgacaaaaaagaagcctcttcTTCAAAATTGACACCTCAACTCTCGAACGCCGATTGCTCTTGAACACAGGGACAACGGAAAGACAGGAGCCAGGGCTGGtaatgtaaagctcacttgactgtggacagtgtcgccCATATTACAGAAGCTTGTAAATGtagcagacctgtttttggtgGCTCTACTGGCCATCCAAATTTCCCtacacctgaccacaagcttgtaCTTGCACCTTCCTGTATGAGAAACGACCAGAGATCTTAGTAAAAGAGAAACGTTTTTACCCGCTGG
This genomic interval carries:
- the ppp1cab gene encoding protein phosphatase 1, catalytic subunit, alpha isozyme b, with the protein product MAESDKLNIDSIIQRLLEVKGSRPGKNVQLMEHEIRGLCLKSREIFLSQPILLELEAPLKICGDVHGQYYDLLRLFEYGGYPPESNYLFLGDYVDRGKQSLETICLLLAYKIKYPENFFLLRGNHECASINRIYGFYDECKRRYNIKLWKTFTDCFNCLPVAAIVDEKIFCCHGGLSPDLQSMEQIRRVMRPTDVPDQGLLCDLLWADPDKDVTGWGENDRGVSFTFGSDVVAKFLNKHDMDLICRAHQVVEDGYEFFAKRQLVTLFSAPNYCGEFDNAGAMMSVDETLMCSFQILKPADKKLPYGGAGAFGSGRPVTPPRNAAKGGKAKK